From the Acidobacteriota bacterium genome, the window AGATCACGCACAGCACCAGGAACGCCACGCCCAGGTACAGGAAGACCTGGACCAGATTGCCGCCGGTTAACTCCATCAGGAAGGGCGCGAACACCTTGGACATGATCAGGGCGCCGAAGCCGAAGCCCATGACCACCATGCCGGTCACCAGCCCTTTCTTGTCGGGAAACCACTTGGCCGCGGTAGCCACCGGCGTCACGTAGCCGAGGCCGAGCCCGCTCCCGCCGATGACGCCGTAGCCCAGCAGCAGCAGCGGCAGAGAGTGCTGGCTCAGGGCGAATCCACCGATCAGGTACCCCAGGCCGAACAGGATGCCGCCGGTGACAGCCAGTTTGGTGGGGCCGAACCTGGCCAGGTTGATGCCGCCCCAGGCAGCGGCCAGACCCAGGAAGCAGATGGCGAGATTGAACGCCCACATCACCTGGGAATTGCTCCAGCTATAGGTGGCGACAAGCGGCTTTTGAAAAAAGCTCCAGGCATAGACGGTGCCAAGAAGGACCATCAGCAGGGTGCCCATGATGGCCACCAGCCAGCGGTTGGGTGTGGATGCGGTTGTATTCAAGCTATTTCCCTCACAGCAGAGATTATTCCGGTATTCCGCCAGATCATTGTTGTTCGAGGCGCGCTATTTTATGAGATTCCCGCCCGAGATACAAGCGGATTCGTGTAATATTATACTGTCTATGTAAAGCACTTTTGGCAGCAGCCCGCCGGCGATGCTACCATTCATGTCATGCGGAGGTCCGCACAATTGGAAGAGCACGAGATCGTCCGATATCACGCCCAGGGCGCCGAGGTGCTGCGCGACGCGCTGGTCGCGGAAGCGCGAGTGAGCATCTGGCTCAACGGCAAGGAAGCGGCCAGCCTGATGGCCCTGCCGGCGGAACTCGAGGAATTGGCGCTCGGGTTTCTATTCAGCGAGTGCTACTTCGACGATCCGGCCGTCGTCCGGGAGGTCACGATCAATCCGGGCCTGCACGCCGTCTCGGTCACCCTGACTGAGCCGGCCCGACTGGAGGCATCGGAAGCCGTCCGCACGTTCACCACCGGCTGTGGCCGGAGCGTCTCGCGCCTGTCACCCGTCTGGTCAGCCTGCTTCCAGGTGCTCCGCTCAGCGGCCACCCATCCGGTTCAGGAGATCCTGGCTGCGATGCGCCGTCTGATCGGGAGTTCGCGCCTGTTCCGCGACACGGGCTGCGTGCACACCGCCGGACTCTGGCAGGCGGGAGATCTCCGCTGGATCTGCGACGACATCGGCCGGCACAATGCGGTGGACAAGGTCGTTGGTCATGCCCTTCGGACGCACTGGCCCGTCGGTGACGACGCCATGCTGGTGAGCACCGGTCGCCTGAGCAGCGACATCGTTCTCAAATCCATCCGGGCCGGGATTCCGCTGCTGGTGTCCCGATCGGCGCCAACCAGCGGCGCGGTCCAAATTGCCGCCGCGCACGGAATCACCCTGGTGGGATTCGCCCGAGCGGAGCGGTGCAACGTATACACCCACCCGGACCGGGTCCGCCTGTCATGAGCGGCGAGCGGTTGCCCGCCGCGGGACTGGTGCTGGCCGGCGGGGGCAGCCGGCGCATGGGTCGGAGCAAACTGTCCCTGGCCTGGGACGGGGGCACATTGCTGACGCGCATCATCACCGTCCTGAACCACACCGTGAAATCGACCTGGATCGTGGGCCCGCCTGACGCCACCCCGTGGCCGGTGCTTCCCGGGGTGCGGTTCATCAGCGAGGAACACTCAATCGGTCCATTGGGCGGATTGCAGGCCGGCTTGGCCGCGATGGCCGAGCCGGTCGGCCTGGTGGTCGCAGCGGACATGCCGTT encodes:
- a CDS encoding molybdenum cofactor guanylyltransferase encodes the protein MSGERLPAAGLVLAGGGSRRMGRSKLSLAWDGGTLLTRIITVLNHTVKSTWIVGPPDATPWPVLPGVRFISEEHSIGPLGGLQAGLAAMAEPVGLVVAADMPFVGPEAIRRLWRLAAGAEVTVLRAADGAHPLFGVYRRSCLPAIQRAIEQGQHRMTSFWDALPVRVIDVGDNPFWARVLFNVNTPADYRRALRIRAESATGD
- the fdhD gene encoding formate dehydrogenase accessory sulfurtransferase FdhD; this encodes MEEHEIVRYHAQGAEVLRDALVAEARVSIWLNGKEAASLMALPAELEELALGFLFSECYFDDPAVVREVTINPGLHAVSVTLTEPARLEASEAVRTFTTGCGRSVSRLSPVWSACFQVLRSAATHPVQEILAAMRRLIGSSRLFRDTGCVHTAGLWQAGDLRWICDDIGRHNAVDKVVGHALRTHWPVGDDAMLVSTGRLSSDIVLKSIRAGIPLLVSRSAPTSGAVQIAAAHGITLVGFARAERCNVYTHPDRVRLS